The Candidatus Sulfotelmatobacter sp. genome includes a region encoding these proteins:
- the ruvB gene encoding Holliday junction branch migration DNA helicase RuvB, producing the protein MNPARQDDRRTSRLPAASRFSDPEPQPGERQEESRLRPPALTEFVGQPGVREQLRIFLEAARRRGEAMDHILFHGPPGLGKTTLAGIVAHELGVEITHTSGPVIERPGDLAGLLTNVGPRGVLFVDEIHRLSPVVEEYLYPALEDFTLDIMLDRGPSARSLKIHLDRFTLIGATTRSGLLSSPLRARFGLTLRLDYYGAEDLATIVRRSAGILETPLDDAAATEIARRARGTPRVANRLLRRVRDVALVRSDGRVTLDVTRDALRLLEVDERGLDEMDRRLLEALIVKYQGGPVGLSTLAVVVGEEATTLEDVYEPFLVQEGLVKRTPRGRMATMLAYSHLGMIPPDSLVRDAVRPSGSQSELPLS; encoded by the coding sequence GTGAACCCAGCCCGTCAGGACGACCGTCGAACTTCACGCCTTCCGGCCGCCTCGCGCTTCTCGGACCCCGAGCCGCAGCCGGGAGAGCGCCAGGAGGAGTCCCGCCTCCGGCCACCCGCGCTGACCGAGTTCGTAGGCCAGCCCGGCGTGCGCGAGCAGCTCCGCATCTTCCTCGAGGCGGCGCGCCGCCGCGGCGAAGCGATGGACCACATCCTGTTCCACGGGCCGCCGGGGCTCGGCAAGACCACGCTGGCGGGCATCGTGGCCCACGAGCTGGGCGTCGAGATCACCCACACCTCGGGGCCGGTGATCGAGCGGCCGGGAGATCTTGCCGGGCTGCTCACCAACGTCGGTCCGCGCGGCGTGCTGTTCGTGGACGAAATTCATCGCCTGAGCCCGGTGGTCGAGGAATACCTCTACCCCGCGCTCGAGGACTTCACGCTCGACATCATGCTGGATCGCGGCCCGAGCGCCCGTTCGCTCAAGATCCACCTCGACCGTTTCACGCTGATCGGCGCGACCACGCGCTCGGGTCTGCTCTCGTCGCCGCTGCGGGCGCGTTTTGGCTTGACGCTGCGCCTCGACTACTACGGTGCCGAGGACCTGGCCACGATCGTTCGGCGTTCGGCGGGCATTCTCGAAACCCCGCTCGACGACGCCGCCGCCACCGAGATCGCGCGCCGCGCGCGCGGCACGCCGCGAGTTGCCAACCGTCTGCTGCGGCGGGTGCGCGACGTGGCGCTGGTCCGCTCGGATGGCCGCGTCACGCTGGACGTGACGCGTGATGCACTCCGTCTCCTCGAAGTGGACGAGCGCGGGCTCGACGAAATGGATCGCCGGCTGCTCGAGGCGCTGATCGTCAAGTACCAGGGTGGCCCGGTCGGTCTCAGCACGCTGGCCGTGGTGGTGGGCGAGGAGGCCACCACGCTCGAGGACGTATACGAGCCCTTCCTGGTTCAGGAGGGACTCGTCAAGCGCACGCCGCGCGGGCGCATGGCGACCATGCTCGCCTACTCCCATCTCGGAATGATTCCGCCCGACTCGCTGGTGCGCGACGCCGTCCGTCCCTCCGGCTCGCAATCGGAGCTCCCGCTCTCCTGA
- the ruvC gene encoding crossover junction endodeoxyribonuclease RuvC, translating to MRVLGLDPGSRRTGFGVVEGSGNRFRSLYHGHVSPGAKLDLPHRLHAIVRRVGEIMDEFAPDCVAVEEAFYHESVRSTLVLGHVRGALLVAAVARDLPLAEYTPREVKLSVAGNGGASKEQVGFMVRRLLAVEGALQPDAADALAVALCHQHRARLRAPARAASAAARTLEALLARRRAT from the coding sequence GTGCGCGTCCTGGGACTGGACCCCGGCAGCCGGCGCACCGGCTTCGGCGTCGTGGAGGGAAGCGGCAATCGCTTCCGGAGCCTGTATCATGGGCACGTGTCGCCGGGTGCGAAGCTCGACCTTCCGCACCGGCTGCACGCCATCGTTCGGCGCGTGGGAGAGATCATGGACGAATTCGCCCCCGACTGCGTGGCGGTCGAAGAAGCCTTCTATCACGAGAGCGTGCGCTCGACGCTGGTGCTCGGCCACGTCCGCGGCGCGCTGCTGGTGGCGGCGGTCGCGCGCGACCTGCCACTCGCCGAGTACACGCCCCGCGAGGTGAAGCTCAGCGTTGCCGGCAACGGTGGCGCTTCCAAGGAGCAGGTCGGCTTCATGGTGCGCCGGCTGCTCGCGGTCGAAGGCGCCCTTCAGCCCGACGCCGCCGACGCGCTGGCGGTGGCGCTCTGCCACCAGCACCGCGCCCGGCTCCGGGCGCCGGCGCGTGCGGCCAGCGCCGCGGCGCGCACGCTCGAGGCGCTGCTCGCGCGCCGGAGGGCGACGTGA
- the fusA gene encoding elongation factor G yields MKEYATSQIRNVALVAHHGVGKTTLAEAMLFLAKATNRLGRISEGTTLLDYAADEVQRQITINLSLAQFEWAGHKVNLLDTPGYADFVGDVHSALRVADAAILMIRANAGAEVGTEVVWEILKHEKSPTLMVVNMMDKEHADFLGAIKSTRERLGINAVPAQLPIGQAENFRGIVDLIEGKAYTFAGKGMDARSQEVPVPEDMKAQIEAARSQLMEDAATADETLMEKFLGEGSLTVEEIRHGLCERVVQGDLVPVFCCSAFNNHGVKEILDEVADVLPSPLDVAPEQGEMADGKTATCKPEAAEPFAGIVFKTLSEQHLGDLSLIRIFSGHLEPGRELVNTSRNRAEKVGTLYHLVGKERNECKAAAAGDIVAAVKLRETHTGDTLADKARPLKLRMPLFPNPVTAECVHSKNKGDEEKMAQGLSRLHEEDPTFSRHYETSTHETLITGMGDLQLEVMVDRLKRRFGVEVLLTKPHVPYRETIKGKAQGEYRHKKQSGGRGQFGEVHLRLEPLKRGDGFKFLDEIKGGVVPNQYIPAVEKGVVAAMERGPLAGYPVVDLQVALFFGKHHDVDSSEMAFKIAAETCFHEVMQKPEARAVLLEPVHEITVRVPEEFLGDVMGDLSSRRGKILGTEADGHYQQIRAMAPLAELYKYAAHLRSLTQGRGMHSAKHDRYEEVPREIADKVIAAAKAEKEAGAHTA; encoded by the coding sequence TTGAAGGAGTACGCGACGTCACAGATTCGAAACGTTGCGCTGGTCGCGCACCATGGCGTCGGCAAGACTACGCTCGCCGAGGCCATGCTGTTCCTCGCCAAAGCCACGAACCGGCTGGGTAGGATCAGTGAGGGCACGACCCTGCTCGATTACGCCGCCGACGAGGTCCAGCGCCAGATCACCATCAATCTGAGCCTCGCCCAGTTCGAGTGGGCCGGCCACAAGGTCAACCTGCTCGACACCCCCGGCTATGCCGACTTCGTCGGCGACGTCCACAGCGCCCTGAGAGTCGCGGACGCGGCCATTCTCATGATCCGCGCGAACGCTGGCGCCGAGGTCGGCACCGAGGTGGTGTGGGAGATCCTCAAGCACGAAAAGTCGCCCACGCTGATGGTGGTCAACATGATGGACAAGGAGCACGCCGACTTTCTCGGCGCCATCAAGTCGACGCGCGAGCGGCTGGGCATCAACGCCGTCCCCGCGCAGCTGCCGATCGGGCAGGCCGAGAATTTCCGCGGCATCGTCGACCTGATCGAGGGCAAGGCCTACACCTTCGCCGGCAAGGGCATGGACGCCAGGAGCCAGGAAGTGCCGGTGCCCGAGGACATGAAGGCGCAGATCGAGGCGGCGCGCAGTCAGCTGATGGAGGACGCGGCGACCGCCGACGAGACGCTGATGGAGAAATTCCTCGGCGAGGGCTCGCTCACGGTCGAGGAGATCCGTCACGGACTGTGCGAGCGCGTGGTGCAGGGCGATCTGGTCCCGGTGTTCTGTTGCTCGGCGTTCAACAACCACGGCGTGAAGGAAATCCTCGACGAAGTCGCCGACGTGCTGCCTTCGCCACTCGACGTGGCGCCCGAGCAGGGCGAGATGGCCGACGGCAAGACCGCGACCTGCAAGCCCGAAGCCGCCGAACCGTTCGCGGGCATCGTGTTCAAGACCCTTTCCGAGCAGCATCTCGGCGATCTGTCGCTGATCCGGATCTTCTCCGGTCATCTCGAGCCGGGTCGCGAGCTGGTGAACACCTCGCGGAACCGGGCGGAAAAGGTCGGAACGCTCTATCACCTGGTCGGCAAGGAACGAAACGAGTGCAAGGCCGCCGCGGCCGGCGACATCGTCGCGGCGGTGAAACTCCGCGAGACCCATACCGGCGATACGCTCGCCGACAAGGCACGCCCGCTCAAGCTGCGCATGCCGCTCTTCCCGAACCCGGTGACCGCCGAGTGCGTTCACTCCAAGAACAAGGGTGACGAGGAAAAGATGGCCCAGGGCCTCTCGCGACTGCACGAAGAGGATCCCACCTTCAGTCGCCACTACGAGACCAGCACCCACGAAACCCTGATTACGGGAATGGGCGATCTCCAGCTCGAGGTCATGGTGGATCGCCTCAAGCGCCGCTTCGGCGTGGAGGTGCTCCTCACCAAGCCGCACGTGCCCTACCGCGAAACCATCAAGGGCAAGGCGCAAGGCGAATACCGCCACAAGAAGCAGAGCGGCGGCCGGGGCCAGTTCGGCGAGGTGCATTTGAGGCTCGAACCGCTGAAGCGCGGCGACGGCTTCAAGTTCCTCGACGAGATCAAGGGCGGCGTGGTGCCGAATCAGTACATCCCGGCGGTGGAGAAGGGCGTGGTGGCGGCGATGGAGCGGGGTCCGCTGGCCGGCTATCCGGTAGTGGACCTCCAGGTGGCGCTGTTCTTCGGCAAGCACCACGACGTGGATTCGTCGGAAATGGCGTTCAAGATCGCCGCCGAGACTTGCTTCCACGAGGTGATGCAGAAACCCGAGGCACGAGCCGTTCTGCTCGAGCCGGTGCACGAGATCACGGTGCGGGTTCCCGAGGAGTTCCTGGGCGACGTGATGGGCGATCTTTCGTCACGCCGTGGAAAGATCCTCGGCACCGAGGCCGACGGGCACTACCAGCAGATCCGCGCGATGGCGCCGCTCGCCGAGCTCTACAAGTACGCGGCGCACCTTCGCTCGCTCACTCAGGGGCGGGGGATGCACTCGGCGAAGCACGACCGATACGAAGAGGTCCCTCGAGAAATCGCCGACAAGGTGATCGCCGCGGCGAAAGCCGAGAAGGAGGCCGGCGCCCACACCGCGTGA
- the mtgA gene encoding monofunctional biosynthetic peptidoglycan transglycosylase, whose translation MRRFLLPALLLLAVAVACTVWAAWEVARFDVASLARLTPARTALMRQRESEARDAGKPWDPDARIVPYDRISPLLRRAVLIAEDDAFYSHDGLDWNEIRHAARTNLEKGRVIRGGSTITQQLAKNLFLDGRRSLTRKLEEALLAVRLERALTKRRIFELYLNRIEWGDGIFGAESAAQRYFGVPAAELSPRQAVLLAAVIINPRRYSVLSPPPRIERRVRIIASRMHGRGFLSDEQYRAAIGAVPEAPSHWWWPWSHAAPESLPPAPADSTSPAESLLDQP comes from the coding sequence GTGCGCCGCTTCCTGCTGCCGGCGCTGCTCCTCCTCGCCGTCGCGGTTGCGTGCACCGTCTGGGCGGCGTGGGAGGTCGCGCGCTTCGACGTTGCCAGCCTCGCACGGCTGACGCCGGCGCGCACCGCGCTGATGCGCCAGCGCGAGAGCGAGGCACGCGACGCGGGCAAGCCCTGGGACCCCGACGCGCGGATCGTCCCCTACGATCGCATCTCGCCGCTGCTGCGCCGCGCGGTGCTGATTGCCGAGGACGACGCGTTCTACAGCCACGATGGGCTCGACTGGAACGAGATCCGGCACGCCGCGCGGACCAATCTCGAGAAAGGACGTGTGATTCGGGGCGGCAGCACGATCACCCAGCAGCTCGCGAAGAACCTGTTCCTCGACGGCCGACGATCGCTGACGCGGAAGCTGGAAGAGGCGCTGCTCGCCGTGCGCCTCGAGCGCGCCCTCACCAAACGCAGGATCTTCGAGCTCTACCTCAATCGGATCGAATGGGGCGACGGGATCTTCGGCGCCGAATCCGCGGCGCAGCGCTACTTCGGAGTGCCGGCGGCCGAACTCAGCCCGCGGCAGGCGGTGTTGCTCGCGGCCGTGATCATCAATCCACGACGCTATTCGGTGCTGTCGCCACCGCCCCGCATCGAGCGGCGCGTGCGCATCATCGCTTCACGCATGCACGGGCGCGGGTTTCTGAGCGACGAGCAGTACCGGGCCGCGATCGGCGCGGTGCCCGAGGCGCCCTCGCACTGGTGGTGGCCGTGGTCGCATGCGGCGCCCGAGAGCCTTCCCCCAGCGCCGGCCGATTCGACCTCACCCGCCGAGAGCCTCCTTGACCAGCCGTGA
- a CDS encoding glycosyltransferase, whose protein sequence is MPGWANGVLFAVLLCGLVDFVKLLMELLGRSEERHFASDPSLVTAVIASRNGEKDLPATISQLKHLVPPERILVVDDASTDQTSAVAAGFGCQVHRFEKSKGKASAIHYAVYRVKTPYTLLLDDDTRLGGARLPTSLLSRDGFDAVAFHVLPDRRNRDGSRGNGFLGSLQRYEYGKSMEIGKRFHDVTHSVSCVSGAVGLFRTEDLNQFHHEHTGVFQGEDLQRTIIHLLHHGRIVFANEPVWTVAPATLSTWVKQRLTGWYPGMYHQFGNFIRLIVAPGVAWRLRYEMAYNVFTLVSDPFKTWSIILIAITPGLWWWGAGVYLLYLLFEIYPYTNVRMPGTEKRASLLVLLAYPLYGVLNTLMRTAALFVWFWFRFITGTMRPRRGPEDRIE, encoded by the coding sequence ATGCCCGGATGGGCGAATGGCGTGCTTTTCGCGGTGCTCCTCTGCGGGCTGGTGGACTTCGTGAAGCTCCTGATGGAGTTGCTGGGGCGGAGCGAGGAGCGCCATTTCGCGTCCGATCCGTCGCTGGTCACCGCCGTGATCGCGAGCCGGAACGGCGAGAAGGACCTGCCCGCCACCATCTCGCAACTGAAACACCTGGTGCCGCCGGAGAGGATCCTGGTGGTGGATGACGCCAGCACCGACCAGACCTCGGCGGTGGCGGCCGGCTTCGGCTGCCAGGTGCATCGTTTCGAGAAGAGCAAGGGCAAGGCGTCGGCGATTCATTACGCGGTCTACAGGGTCAAGACGCCGTACACGCTGTTGCTCGACGACGACACGAGGCTCGGTGGTGCGCGCCTCCCGACTTCGCTGCTGTCGCGCGACGGCTTCGATGCCGTCGCCTTCCACGTCCTGCCGGACCGCCGCAATCGTGACGGTTCTCGCGGCAACGGTTTCCTCGGCAGCCTGCAGCGCTACGAGTACGGCAAGAGCATGGAGATCGGCAAACGCTTCCACGACGTGACGCATTCGGTGAGCTGCGTGTCCGGGGCGGTGGGGCTGTTTCGCACCGAGGACCTGAATCAGTTCCACCACGAGCACACCGGTGTGTTCCAGGGCGAGGATCTGCAGCGCACCATCATCCACCTGCTCCATCACGGTCGCATCGTGTTCGCGAACGAACCGGTGTGGACCGTCGCGCCGGCGACGCTATCGACCTGGGTCAAGCAGCGCCTGACCGGCTGGTACCCGGGGATGTATCACCAGTTCGGCAACTTCATTCGCCTGATCGTGGCGCCGGGTGTCGCGTGGCGCCTGCGCTACGAGATGGCCTACAACGTGTTCACGCTGGTGAGCGATCCGTTCAAGACCTGGTCGATCATCCTGATCGCCATCACGCCGGGGCTGTGGTGGTGGGGAGCAGGGGTCTACCTCCTTTACCTGCTGTTCGAGATCTACCCCTACACCAACGTGCGGATGCCCGGCACCGAGAAGCGGGCGTCGCTGCTGGTTCTGCTCGCCTACCCACTGTACGGAGTGCTCAACACCCTCATGCGGACCGCCGCGTTGTTCGTGTGGTTCTGGTTCCGATTCATCACCGGCACCATGCGCCCTCGCCGGGGCCCGGAGGATCGGATCGAATGA
- the ruvA gene encoding Holliday junction branch migration protein RuvA, whose protein sequence is MIASLRGVLAEKAPGYCVVDAGGVGYLVSVSTFTASSLPPVGSTVALRTRQIVREDALMLFGFSESQELKLFDQLITVSGVGPKLAMAVLSGLRPEALARAIRDENLGMLVAIPGIGRRTAERMVVELRDRIEAPAGQREASVLPRAEKLRDAVAALTRLGYTSAQAEEALREVGGGSDEPSLEDLVRRALARLGKAAVGAR, encoded by the coding sequence GTGATCGCTTCGCTTCGCGGCGTGCTCGCCGAGAAGGCGCCCGGCTACTGCGTGGTGGATGCGGGGGGCGTCGGCTATCTGGTCAGCGTTTCCACGTTCACCGCCTCGTCGTTGCCGCCGGTCGGCAGCACCGTGGCGCTTCGCACCCGGCAGATCGTGCGCGAAGACGCTCTGATGCTGTTCGGATTTTCCGAGTCCCAGGAACTCAAGCTGTTCGATCAGCTGATCACGGTGAGTGGCGTGGGTCCGAAGCTGGCGATGGCCGTGCTGTCGGGGCTTCGCCCCGAGGCGCTGGCTCGAGCGATCCGCGACGAGAATCTTGGCATGCTGGTGGCGATCCCCGGCATCGGCCGCCGCACCGCGGAGCGCATGGTGGTGGAGCTGCGCGACCGCATCGAGGCGCCGGCCGGCCAGCGCGAGGCGAGCGTACTGCCGCGCGCCGAGAAGTTGCGTGACGCCGTCGCGGCGCTGACCCGGCTCGGGTACACTTCGGCGCAGGCCGAGGAGGCGCTGCGCGAGGTGGGCGGCGGCAGCGACGAGCCATCGCTCGAGGATCTCGTTCGCCGCGCACTCGCGCGGCTCGGAAAGGCCGCGGTCGGCGCGCGCTAG
- a CDS encoding GatB/YqeY domain-containing protein: MAEGSILERIQGDMAPAMKAKDADTLSTLRMLKAALMEAKTKKPREAVLSSDEEVEVLQRYVKKRRETIEELQKAGRADLVAREEQEIAVTRRYLPQMMSEDDLRSLVKQTVEKLGAAGPKAMGQVMGVVMAQVKGRAEGGTVSRLVKEALGG; the protein is encoded by the coding sequence ATGGCGGAAGGCTCGATTCTCGAACGCATCCAGGGCGACATGGCTCCGGCCATGAAGGCCAAGGATGCCGACACGCTCAGCACCCTGCGCATGCTGAAGGCCGCGCTGATGGAAGCGAAGACCAAGAAGCCCCGCGAAGCCGTGCTGTCGTCCGACGAGGAAGTCGAGGTGCTGCAGCGCTACGTTAAGAAGCGGCGCGAAACCATCGAAGAGCTGCAGAAGGCCGGGCGCGCCGATCTGGTGGCGCGTGAAGAACAGGAGATCGCGGTGACGCGACGCTACCTGCCGCAAATGATGAGCGAGGACGACCTGCGCTCGCTGGTGAAGCAGACGGTGGAGAAACTGGGGGCGGCGGGACCGAAGGCCATGGGGCAGGTGATGGGTGTGGTGATGGCCCAGGTCAAGGGGCGCGCCGAAGGCGGCACCGTGTCACGGCTGGTCAAGGAGGCTCTCGGCGGGTGA
- the queA gene encoding tRNA preQ1(34) S-adenosylmethionine ribosyltransferase-isomerase QueA — translation MRLADLDYELPEELIAQEPPPRRDEARLLVVDRERGSLHDSRIADLARWLSAGDVLALNETRVRPARLRLRRPTGGAVECLFVRPDPSGGWRVLARPARNARIGERLTGESGDLVVEVAQAGAAGERVVRIVAGDLDAAMRAHGEVPLPPYIHRAANPSDAERYQTVFARVDGAVAAPTAGLHFTPELLAALAASGIESVPLVLHVGPGTFRPITAQDPSRHAMDEEWFELSEASAARLRAARDRGHRRVAVGTTVVRALESCCDLAGGRLGAGSGWTRKFILPPYHFQAVDALLTNFHLPRTTLLLLVAAFAGEELLRRAYAHAVEQRYRFYSYGDAMLVR, via the coding sequence CTGAGGCTCGCCGATCTCGACTACGAGCTGCCCGAGGAGCTGATCGCGCAGGAGCCGCCGCCCCGCCGCGATGAGGCGCGCCTGCTGGTCGTGGATCGAGAGCGCGGCTCGCTCCACGACTCGCGCATTGCGGATCTCGCGCGGTGGCTCTCGGCCGGCGATGTGCTGGCGCTCAACGAGACGCGTGTCCGCCCGGCCCGCCTGCGGTTGCGCCGGCCGACCGGCGGGGCGGTCGAGTGCCTGTTCGTGCGCCCCGATCCTTCGGGGGGCTGGCGTGTGCTCGCGCGTCCGGCCCGCAACGCGCGAATCGGGGAGCGGCTCACCGGCGAATCCGGTGACCTTGTAGTCGAGGTGGCGCAGGCGGGGGCGGCGGGAGAGCGCGTGGTGAGGATCGTCGCCGGCGATCTCGACGCGGCGATGCGCGCGCACGGCGAGGTCCCGCTGCCGCCCTACATCCACCGCGCGGCGAACCCCAGCGACGCCGAGCGCTACCAGACGGTGTTCGCGCGCGTGGACGGCGCCGTGGCGGCCCCCACCGCCGGCCTCCATTTCACGCCCGAGCTGCTCGCGGCTCTGGCGGCGTCGGGGATCGAATCCGTCCCGCTGGTGCTCCACGTCGGGCCCGGCACCTTCCGGCCGATCACCGCGCAGGATCCGAGTCGGCACGCCATGGACGAGGAGTGGTTCGAGCTGAGCGAGGCCTCGGCCGCGCGCCTGCGTGCCGCGCGCGACCGCGGCCATCGCCGGGTGGCGGTGGGAACCACCGTGGTGCGCGCGCTCGAGTCGTGCTGCGATCTCGCCGGCGGAAGGCTCGGCGCGGGCTCGGGCTGGACGCGCAAGTTCATCCTGCCGCCCTATCACTTCCAGGCCGTGGACGCCCTGCTCACCAACTTCCATCTGCCCCGCACGACCCTGCTGCTGCTGGTCGCGGCGTTCGCGGGCGAGGAGCTGCTGCGCCGCGCCTACGCCCACGCGGTGGAGCAACGCTATCGCTTCTACTCCTACGGTGACGCGATGCTGGTGCGGTGA
- a CDS encoding c-type cytochrome — protein MTANGALRRVAALAILASILAAFSAFQASGDAPKAPPAGNPANAKPIFTSKCIACHKVDGTGGVKLTGNPTPNWKDPKTWADPKRKNVDAYLRDCITNGKAPSGMVAWGKTGQLKPQQIEDLIAYIKTTFKPK, from the coding sequence ATGACCGCAAACGGAGCGCTACGCCGTGTCGCCGCGCTCGCGATTCTCGCCTCGATTCTGGCCGCTTTCTCGGCCTTTCAGGCTTCGGGGGACGCGCCGAAGGCACCGCCTGCCGGCAACCCCGCCAACGCCAAGCCGATCTTCACTTCCAAGTGCATCGCGTGTCACAAGGTGGATGGAACCGGCGGCGTCAAGCTGACCGGGAACCCCACTCCGAACTGGAAGGATCCCAAGACCTGGGCGGACCCCAAGCGCAAGAACGTGGACGCCTACCTCCGGGATTGCATCACGAACGGCAAGGCTCCCTCCGGAATGGTCGCGTGGGGAAAGACCGGACAGCTCAAGCCCCAGCAGATCGAGGATCTGATCGCCTACATCAAGACGACCTTCAAGCCGAAGTGA
- a CDS encoding acyl-CoA carboxylase subunit beta encodes MNRSQRLEELRRRRAEALAGGGAERVAKIHARGCLTARERLELLLDAGSFVEVGTHVTHRAREFGMDAKRIIGDGVVAGWGTVDGRLIYCFAQDFTVFGGTMSEANGRKICAIMDLAMDNGAPVVGLNDSGGARIQEGVVSLGAYADVFLRNTLASGVVPQISAIMGPCAGGAVYSPAITDFTIMVEGTSYMFVTGPEVIKAVTSEEVSFEELGGAMTHNAKSGVAHFAAADDADGIRHIKRLLSFIPSNNQEEPPRRSCSDPADRRDPELATLVPESPDKPYDMKDLVRRVVDDGDFFEVHAHFAPNLIVGFARLNGRPVGIVGNQPAVLAGVLDIDSSVKGARFVRFCDAFNIPLVTFEDVPGFLPGTRQEWGGIIRHGAKLLYAYCEATVPKLTVVVRKAYGGAYDVMSSKHIRGDFNVAWPSAEMAVMGADGAVNILYRDELSRARDPAAERSRLVEEYNDRFASPWAAAEMGYLDDVIEPQETRPRLVAALEMLRQKRQQLPFKKHGNPPL; translated from the coding sequence ATGAACCGCAGCCAGCGGCTCGAAGAGTTGAGGCGGCGCCGCGCCGAGGCACTGGCCGGAGGCGGTGCCGAGCGGGTGGCGAAGATCCACGCGCGCGGCTGTCTCACCGCCCGCGAGCGTCTCGAGCTGCTGCTCGACGCCGGCTCGTTTGTCGAGGTCGGCACGCACGTCACCCATCGCGCGCGCGAGTTCGGCATGGACGCGAAACGCATCATCGGCGACGGAGTGGTGGCGGGATGGGGCACGGTCGACGGCCGCTTGATCTACTGCTTCGCCCAGGACTTCACAGTCTTCGGCGGCACCATGAGCGAGGCCAACGGCCGGAAGATCTGCGCGATCATGGACCTGGCCATGGACAACGGCGCGCCAGTCGTGGGCCTCAACGATTCGGGCGGCGCGCGCATCCAGGAGGGCGTGGTGTCGCTGGGGGCCTACGCCGACGTGTTCTTGCGCAACACCCTGGCTTCCGGAGTGGTGCCGCAGATTTCCGCGATCATGGGCCCGTGCGCGGGCGGCGCGGTCTACTCCCCCGCCATCACCGACTTCACCATCATGGTCGAAGGCACGAGCTACATGTTCGTGACCGGGCCCGAAGTGATCAAAGCCGTCACCTCGGAAGAGGTCAGCTTCGAGGAGCTGGGCGGCGCGATGACGCACAATGCGAAGAGTGGGGTGGCCCATTTCGCGGCCGCGGACGATGCCGACGGGATCCGTCACATCAAGCGCCTGCTTTCCTTCATCCCTTCCAACAATCAGGAAGAGCCGCCGCGGCGCTCCTGCAGCGATCCGGCGGATCGTCGCGATCCCGAGCTCGCGACGCTGGTTCCCGAATCGCCCGACAAGCCCTACGACATGAAGGACCTGGTGAGACGGGTGGTGGACGACGGAGATTTCTTCGAGGTCCACGCCCATTTCGCGCCGAACCTGATCGTCGGGTTCGCCCGGCTGAACGGCCGGCCGGTCGGGATCGTCGGCAATCAACCGGCGGTGCTGGCCGGCGTGCTCGACATCGACTCGTCGGTCAAGGGAGCGCGATTCGTCCGCTTCTGCGACGCCTTCAACATCCCGTTGGTGACCTTCGAAGACGTGCCCGGATTCCTGCCCGGCACGCGACAGGAATGGGGCGGCATCATCCGCCACGGCGCAAAGCTGCTCTATGCCTACTGCGAGGCCACTGTCCCCAAGCTCACCGTGGTGGTGCGGAAGGCCTACGGCGGAGCCTACGACGTCATGTCGAGCAAGCACATTCGCGGCGACTTCAATGTCGCCTGGCCGAGCGCCGAGATGGCGGTGATGGGCGCGGACGGCGCGGTCAACATCCTCTATCGCGACGAGCTTTCGCGCGCCAGGGATCCCGCCGCCGAGCGCAGCCGCCTGGTCGAGGAATACAACGATCGCTTTGCGAGCCCGTGGGCGGCCGCCGAGATGGGTTATCTCGACGACGTCATCGAGCCGCAGGAAACCCGGCCGCGTCTCGTCGCCGCGCTCGAGATGCTGCGCCAGAAACGCCAGCAGCTGCCCTTCAAGAAACACGGCAATCCGCCGCTCTGA